From Verrucomicrobia bacterium S94, the proteins below share one genomic window:
- the purE gene encoding 5-(carboxyamino)imidazole ribonucleotide mutase produces the protein MGSKTDWPVMEFTRNTLKEFGVESTVKVMSAHRTPHEAVAFAEKAADNGYEVIIGAAGGAAHLCGVLAGHTVLPVIGVPVKGWSLDGMDSLLSTVQMPKGVPVATVAIGKAGAINAAILAVQIMGGAHPELRAKMVEYKKAMAEEVIAADAELQKEIGG, from the coding sequence ATGGGCAGTAAAACGGACTGGCCGGTCATGGAGTTCACGCGTAACACGCTGAAAGAATTCGGTGTCGAAAGTACCGTAAAAGTCATGTCTGCGCACCGCACCCCGCATGAAGCGGTTGCGTTTGCGGAAAAAGCGGCGGATAACGGATATGAAGTCATTATCGGCGCCGCCGGCGGGGCTGCACATCTCTGCGGGGTGCTGGCAGGTCACACCGTTCTTCCCGTGATCGGGGTGCCGGTTAAGGGCTGGTCACTTGACGGAATGGATTCCCTGCTTTCAACCGTTCAGATGCCTAAGGGGGTGCCGGTCGCCACGGTTGCCATCGGTAAGGCCGGGGCCATCAATGCCGCGATTCTGGCGGTTCAGATTATGGGCGGGGCTCATCCGGAGCTGCGTGCTAAAATGGTTGAATACAAAAAGGCTATGGCCGAAGAAGTTATCGCGGCCGATGCTGAACTTCAGAAGGAGATTGGCGGCTGA
- a CDS encoding transposase, which yields MPRKPRIEFEGAIYHVMSRGNRGDSVFLDDKDREIFLDTLDEACGRCGWRIHAFVLMGNHYHLLLETPEANLVAGMKWLQGTYTQRFNSRHKQWGHLFQGRYKALLVDGSSGEYFQTLGSYIHLNPARAKLFDLTNGKLTDYSWSSYPLYFRRTQRPSWLCVDRLLGTMGAADDRTGHAAFRSMMQKRVFEIAHADNPMEADSAWRRIRRGWYFGSDTFRDELLEKLDAVIGVKGKRASFDGSASRQHDELAAGRLLKAGLEAIEVNRESLPAMRKSCPEKCVLAWLLRKNTCVTNEWIRKQLHMGKATNFSALIKRVDGGDGEVAVLKMKLKNIEISD from the coding sequence ATGCCAAGGAAGCCGCGTATAGAGTTTGAGGGAGCGATCTATCATGTCATGAGCCGGGGAAACCGGGGTGATTCTGTTTTTCTGGATGATAAGGATCGTGAGATATTCCTGGATACGCTGGATGAGGCATGTGGCCGCTGCGGTTGGCGGATACATGCTTTTGTTTTAATGGGTAATCATTATCACCTGCTGCTTGAAACTCCGGAGGCCAACCTTGTTGCAGGCATGAAGTGGCTGCAGGGCACGTATACCCAACGCTTTAATTCGCGGCATAAACAATGGGGCCATCTGTTTCAGGGGCGGTATAAAGCCCTTTTGGTAGACGGTTCGTCCGGAGAATATTTTCAGACGCTGGGCAGTTATATCCACCTGAATCCTGCGCGGGCAAAGTTGTTTGATTTAACGAACGGGAAATTAACAGATTATTCCTGGAGCAGCTATCCGTTGTATTTCCGGCGTACTCAAAGACCGTCCTGGCTATGTGTGGATCGGTTGCTGGGTACTATGGGGGCTGCTGATGATCGCACCGGCCATGCGGCATTTCGGTCAATGATGCAGAAGCGGGTTTTTGAGATAGCGCATGCGGATAATCCCATGGAGGCTGATTCAGCATGGCGGCGTATCAGACGGGGCTGGTACTTTGGTTCGGATACTTTTCGGGATGAGCTGCTTGAAAAGCTGGATGCCGTCATCGGGGTAAAGGGGAAGCGTGCTTCTTTTGATGGGTCGGCATCCAGGCAGCATGATGAGCTGGCAGCTGGTCGACTGTTAAAGGCCGGACTGGAGGCGATAGAGGTTAACCGCGAGAGTCTGCCCGCAATGCGGAAAAGCTGTCCGGAAAAATGTGTACTGGCCTGGTTGCTCAGAAAAAATACGTGTGTGACGAATGAGTGGATCAGGAAACAGCTCCATATGGGTAAGGCGACTAATTTTTCAGCGCTCATTAAACGAGTGGATGGCGGGGACGGAGAGGTTGCGGTGCTTAAGATGAAATTAAAAAATATTGAAATATCGGACTGA
- a CDS encoding NAD(+) diphosphatase translates to MNFYPAIQPELPTPPEVRAFLFRNGNGILTLARLIPVLSVDSPLLKNAVYLGTYGTEPCYAARLDQNTDVPAAYEISDIRSLHGEIEGELYSLIGYASQILTWRENHQFCSRCGTKAEPSEKERAMICPTCGLQNYPRISPSMIVAVTRGNELLMARGHHFPEGLYSVVAGFVEPGENLEQCVAREVMEETGIEIKNIRYHSSQPWPFPHSLMIGFTADYAGGEIRIDPEEIEDAGWYTAENLPDKIPSKSTIARALIDDYLNRTGVTS, encoded by the coding sequence ATGAACTTTTATCCAGCCATTCAACCGGAACTGCCTACACCTCCCGAAGTCCGGGCGTTTCTCTTCCGCAACGGGAACGGGATTCTGACCCTGGCACGTCTTATCCCTGTTCTGAGCGTTGACAGCCCCCTGCTTAAAAATGCGGTATATCTGGGAACGTATGGTACCGAACCCTGCTATGCGGCCCGTCTGGATCAAAATACTGATGTGCCGGCGGCATATGAAATAAGCGATATCCGTTCGCTCCATGGCGAGATTGAAGGCGAGCTCTATTCACTCATCGGCTATGCCTCGCAGATCCTAACCTGGCGCGAAAACCATCAGTTCTGTTCCCGATGCGGTACGAAAGCCGAGCCTTCCGAAAAAGAACGGGCTATGATTTGTCCGACATGCGGACTGCAGAACTACCCGAGGATTTCGCCCAGTATGATTGTAGCCGTCACCCGTGGCAATGAACTGCTGATGGCGCGCGGTCACCATTTCCCTGAAGGACTCTACAGCGTTGTCGCCGGCTTTGTGGAACCGGGCGAAAATCTGGAACAGTGCGTTGCCCGGGAAGTCATGGAAGAAACCGGCATAGAAATCAAAAATATCCGATACCACTCCAGTCAGCCCTGGCCCTTTCCCCACTCGCTCATGATCGGCTTTACGGCCGACTATGCCGGCGGTGAAATTCGGATTGATCCGGAGGAAATCGAAGATGCCGGCTGGTACACCGCAGAAAACCTGCCCGACAAAATTCCGTCAAAATCCACCATCGCCCGCGCTCTGATCGATGATTATCTGAACCGCACCGGAGTTACATCATGA
- a CDS encoding type II secretion system protein has translation MKRFTTLWHRQAFTLIELMVVIAIIGILFTLVSPQIGKARLRGKLTQQAHHAKSIVEAITAKEAASRFSQGWPQEAEYTSSTAFLKSLVEEGYLDVDYAFFAAPGMTPARNAAEFSADNNAWCILKGVNDTTPGNTPVVFLRNVNTATGFLPDEVPFGNKGFAYATKNGEAVIIGEGEISNGDWGSIFVFPDGVTVDVLSP, from the coding sequence ATGAAACGATTCACGACTTTATGGCACCGGCAGGCATTTACGCTCATCGAACTCATGGTGGTGATTGCCATTATCGGCATTCTTTTCACACTGGTTTCTCCGCAGATCGGTAAAGCACGGCTGAGAGGGAAGCTGACGCAGCAGGCACATCATGCAAAATCGATTGTGGAAGCGATCACGGCCAAAGAGGCGGCGAGCCGGTTCAGTCAGGGCTGGCCGCAGGAAGCTGAGTACACTTCTTCAACCGCTTTTCTGAAATCACTGGTAGAGGAGGGTTATCTGGATGTGGATTATGCCTTTTTTGCGGCACCGGGAATGACTCCGGCCCGCAATGCGGCTGAATTTTCGGCTGATAACAATGCGTGGTGTATTCTGAAAGGTGTGAATGATACGACGCCGGGCAACACACCGGTCGTTTTCCTTCGTAATGTGAACACGGCAACAGGATTTCTTCCGGATGAAGTGCCTTTCGGAAATAAGGGATTTGCCTATGCCACCAAGAACGGGGAAGCCGTAATTATCGGCGAGGGGGAAATCTCCAACGGAGACTGGGGATCGATTTTTGTGTTTCCGGACGGGGTGACAGTGGATGTGCTTTCACCCTGA
- the purD gene encoding phosphoribosylamine--glycine ligase, which yields MKILVVGNGGREHALAWKLANDSAKPEIFCTPGNAGTAELGTNLDFGATDLEGIKGWCLEHRPDLVVIGPEAPLCAGLTDILESEGLRVFGPRKAAAELEGSKQFAKEVMKAAGVPTSAYETFTDPDKACAYVRERGAPIVVKADGLAAGKGVTVAETVEQAEAAIKDALEGNAFGDAGSRVVIEDFLVGEEASILALIDGEHVVMLASSQDHKRIFEKDQGPNTGGMGAYSPASIVNDTVLKKVKEEIYDRTLAELKKRGITYKGVLYAGLMIENDQPSVVEFNCRFGDPETQAVLARWDGDMLPAINAVIDGTLSEDLISWKDEHSVCVVMVAGGYPGAYAKGDEIQNLGKANAVDDTVVFHAGTALEGEKVVTAGGRVLGITSLGHDLLDALSKAYIAVETISFKNLYYRNDIAHRELKRLGIDFNNE from the coding sequence ATGAAGATTCTGGTTGTCGGTAACGGCGGACGCGAACATGCACTGGCCTGGAAATTGGCGAATGACAGTGCGAAACCCGAAATTTTCTGCACGCCGGGTAATGCCGGTACCGCTGAACTGGGAACAAATCTGGATTTCGGAGCGACTGATCTGGAGGGGATTAAAGGCTGGTGTCTGGAGCATCGGCCGGATCTGGTGGTGATCGGCCCGGAAGCACCGCTCTGTGCGGGATTGACCGATATTCTGGAATCGGAAGGGCTCCGTGTGTTCGGGCCGAGGAAGGCGGCCGCCGAGCTGGAAGGTTCCAAACAGTTTGCCAAGGAAGTCATGAAAGCGGCCGGTGTGCCGACTTCCGCCTATGAAACCTTCACCGATCCGGACAAAGCGTGCGCCTATGTCCGGGAACGCGGGGCTCCGATTGTGGTCAAAGCCGACGGTCTGGCAGCGGGTAAAGGCGTTACCGTGGCTGAAACAGTCGAACAGGCTGAAGCGGCCATTAAAGATGCACTCGAAGGCAATGCGTTCGGCGATGCCGGTTCGCGCGTGGTGATCGAGGATTTTCTTGTCGGCGAAGAGGCGTCTATTCTGGCGCTGATCGATGGTGAACATGTGGTGATGCTGGCGTCGTCGCAGGATCACAAACGGATTTTTGAAAAAGACCAGGGTCCCAATACCGGCGGTATGGGGGCGTATTCGCCGGCCTCGATCGTGAACGACACTGTATTGAAAAAGGTGAAGGAAGAGATTTATGACCGCACGCTGGCCGAATTGAAAAAGCGTGGCATTACGTATAAAGGGGTACTCTATGCGGGCCTGATGATTGAAAACGATCAGCCGAGCGTGGTGGAATTCAACTGTCGTTTCGGAGATCCGGAAACACAGGCGGTGCTGGCCCGTTGGGATGGCGATATGCTGCCGGCGATCAACGCTGTGATTGACGGCACTCTTTCGGAAGATCTGATTTCGTGGAAAGACGAGCACAGTGTCTGTGTGGTGATGGTGGCCGGAGGCTATCCGGGAGCCTATGCCAAAGGGGATGAAATTCAGAATTTGGGGAAAGCCAATGCGGTGGATGATACCGTGGTTTTTCATGCCGGTACTGCACTGGAGGGTGAAAAAGTGGTAACGGCCGGCGGGCGCGTTCTCGGCATTACTTCGTTGGGGCATGATCTGCTGGATGCTCTTTCAAAGGCCTATATTGCGGTGGAGACCATCAGTTTCAAAAATCTCTATTACCGTAATGATATCGCTCACCGGGAACTGAAGCGTCTGGGTATCGATTTTAATAACGAATAG